The Coleofasciculus sp. FACHB-1120 genome segment CAAAACCGTCTCGTTGAAATACGCGACCGGCTTCGGAACGCGAGCGGTCAGTGAACGATTCAAAGTAATTGCATTAAAAATTTAAAAAGGGGATTTTAAATTTTTAATTCCTCCTGCCGACGCCGAGGCACCTCATAATTTAGAAAATCATAAGCTAATTCCGTACTCGGAAAAATGGCACGCGCTTCCGTGAGCAGGTCATCCAGCCCAATAGCATTACCGGGGGCATAGCGGGGGCTGAAATGGGTCATGATCAAATGCTTAACACTAGCAGCATAAGCAACTTGAGCCGCCATCGTTGAAGTGGAGTGCAAGCGATCAAAAGCTAGCTGGGCGTCTTGATGGGCATAGGTAGCTTCGTGAATTAACACATCCGCATCCCGCGAAAGTTCCACTGCCTCATCGCAATAAACCGTGTCGGTACAGTAAACAAATTTGCGACCAATTTCTGTCGGTCCACACAAATCTGCTCCATGAATTTGCCGCCCATCTAGCAGCGTCACCGTTTCGCCGCGTTTGAGTTGCCCATAGACCCGGCCCGGAGGAATTGAGAGTGCTTTCGCTTTTTCCACATCGAAGCGCCCTGGACGGTCTTTTTCAGTGACTCGATAGCCAAAGGCTGTGACTCGATGCTTCAGGGGACCACAGGTGACGATAAATTCTTCGTCTTCATACACCACTCCAGGTTGTACAGTGTGAACCTGAACCGGGTAGGAAAAATGGGTTGAAGAGTATTGTCTGCAAGCCCGCAGGTATTCATTGAGACCGGGGGGGCCGTAGAGGTCAAGGCGTTGAACATTGCCAGCCAAACCACAGGTTGCCAAAAGACCCATTAAGCCGAATATATGGTCTCCGTGCATATGGGTGATAAAAATCCGGTTCAGTTGACCGATTTTCAGGTCACTCCGGAATAGCTGGTGTTGGGTACCTTCACCACAGTCAAACAGCCAGAGTTCTCCTCGTTGAGCTAGCCGTAAAGCCACGCTGGACACATTGCGCGATCGCGTCGGTACACCGGAGCTTGTCCCTAAAAAAGTAATTTGCATTTTGGCAAGAAAACGGTCACAAAGTCTAGGAATTGCCTCCCGTAACTATCCTGACACAGCATCTGGGGAACACGCAGTTCCTCTAAAGACTCAGGATAAAAGTTCACAGGATTGATTACTAGCACTCTGACAGCAAACATGGTAAATATATCCACGTTAAGAAAAGTTAGCGGGTCGTGCCAATTTACAAGCGGATTTGCTCTCAAGGGTCTTGAACTAAGGAACGTGGATTAAATAACTTACACTCATTCATCTTCTGTAGGGGCTTTTTCTGTGCCATGCCCCTACGCTTTTGAATTAGGGCTGAATAAATCCATCCTCCTCAGTGAAGTTCAAGGACGGGATTTAAGCTCTCAATTTAAGTGGAATTTAATGATGACTATCCCTAGCACTCCATTTGGCATCGTGTAAGCAGGTTTCAATAGATGGTAACTAAACAGCTTCTAGGCAAACAGAAATCCTTCATGCTTCAGACTTCTTGCTTCATCTTAGGCTTCGGGAAGGCGTCCTCCGGGCGGCTACATCCTTCTAAATGGTGGCTGACTTTCTTGTTGTGGCTCATGCTGGTTGCGCCCGCGAAAGCAATGGAAATGCGCGTGGCGATTCAAGAAGGTGTCAGCAAGATTACCGTAGGCAGTTCCACGAAAGCCGTAATCCGCGATAGTGCCGGTCGAGTGGTAGGAGAAATGGCGGCAATGGATGGCATGGAAGCCCGTCCTACAGGCGGTAGCGTGGCGCTGGGCGGAAAGCAAAGCACGCAACTGATAGTGGAACCGACGGCTGGTGGCTATGTTTGGATCGGCGATCGCTGGTATCGGGGACGCACCCGATTGGTTCGCACCGGCAAAGGACTCACCGCCGTCAACCAAGTTGATTTAGAACAATATCTTTACAGCGTCTTAGGCTCGGAAATGAGCGCCAATTGGCCTCTAGAAGCTCTAAAGGCGCAAGCTGTTGCCGCTCGTTCCTATGCCCTATATAAGCGCCAAACTGCTGGCAATAGCGTTTTTGATGTCGGTGATACCCAGACTTGGCAAGTTTACAAAGGTCTGGAAACCGAAGCTGAGTCAACGCAAATGGCTGTGAATGCCACTGCTGGGCAAGTATTGACCTACAACGGTCAAATTATTCTCGCTGTCTTCCACTCCGCTTCTGGAGGACACACGGAAAATGTGGAAAATGTTTGGTCGCAACCCCTGGCTTACTTGCGCGGCGTGCCAGACTACGACCAAGGGACACCGGGATATCAGTGGCAGAAAAGTTTCTCCCGCAACGAACTGAGTCGGCTTCTGGGTGTAAGCAATGTTAAATCTTTGATACCGGAACGCACTACTCCTAGCGGACGGATTATGACGATGAAAGTTGTTGGAAGTGGTAGCACGCGGCGGATGACCGGAAGTCAGCTGCGCCAAGCGCTGAAGCTTAGGAGTACGTTGTTCACGGTCAGCTCTACAGGAACGGGTTTTCAGCTCAACGGTCGTGGTTTCGGTCACGGTCTTGGTTTAAGCCAGTGGGGGGCTTACAATTTAGCTCAGCAGGGGACAAACTACCAGCAAATTTTGGGGCACTATTATCAGCGCACTGCGATCGCTAGCATGAAAGTGCAGTAGAGGCAGGGCTGTTACCTCCCCAAAGTCGGGATGAGCGAAGCGATCGCCACAAAGTGAGATTGCTTTGCTCATCCCGGAGCGATCGCTCCTTGCTTTTCAGCTGACTTTATCAAACGCCAGAAGGATTGCTGTGAAAAAGTGGGAGTATCTCTTTGTTCGGTTTGACTACTTTGCAGGCGATCTGCGACCCAAAAGTGTCAACGAAAAAGACTTTCGAGATAAACAAGACATCCCACCCCTCCATGAATTATCCAATCAACTAGGACAGGAAGGCTGGGAATTAACCGGAGTGAATTCCCATCCTGGTTATGGATATGGTTTCTTGATTTTTAAACGCCCCAAGGAATCTTTATGAACCGCTTTGGTTGAGGCGACGCTGCCATTCTGCATCAATCTTATCGGCTTGCTCGATCTCCTGTTCTATAAGCTCGGTTTCGGTCGTGTAGGCTAAATCCTCGCGACCGATGACTGTTTTCGCGGCAAATTGTTGAGCATAAGCAATTTTTTTCTGCAAAGCAGAATTCGCTTGATTCAACCAGATAGCGCGTTCTTGTCGTTGTTGATTCCGGGCTTCAACTCGCTGATTTCTCCACTGAATCCAGAAATAGCGAATTAAGGGAATTGACAGGAAAGCGATGCCGTAACTCAGCAATATCCAGTAAATTGACTGCACGAAGGCGATAAGT includes the following:
- a CDS encoding ribonuclease Z — translated: MQITFLGTSSGVPTRSRNVSSVALRLAQRGELWLFDCGEGTQHQLFRSDLKIGQLNRIFITHMHGDHIFGLMGLLATCGLAGNVQRLDLYGPPGLNEYLRACRQYSSTHFSYPVQVHTVQPGVVYEDEEFIVTCGPLKHRVTAFGYRVTEKDRPGRFDVEKAKALSIPPGRVYGQLKRGETVTLLDGRQIHGADLCGPTEIGRKFVYCTDTVYCDEAVELSRDADVLIHEATYAHQDAQLAFDRLHSTSTMAAQVAYAASVKHLIMTHFSPRYAPGNAIGLDDLLTEARAIFPSTELAYDFLNYEVPRRRQEELKI
- a CDS encoding SpoIID/LytB domain-containing protein, whose protein sequence is MLQTSCFILGFGKASSGRLHPSKWWLTFLLWLMLVAPAKAMEMRVAIQEGVSKITVGSSTKAVIRDSAGRVVGEMAAMDGMEARPTGGSVALGGKQSTQLIVEPTAGGYVWIGDRWYRGRTRLVRTGKGLTAVNQVDLEQYLYSVLGSEMSANWPLEALKAQAVAARSYALYKRQTAGNSVFDVGDTQTWQVYKGLETEAESTQMAVNATAGQVLTYNGQIILAVFHSASGGHTENVENVWSQPLAYLRGVPDYDQGTPGYQWQKSFSRNELSRLLGVSNVKSLIPERTTPSGRIMTMKVVGSGSTRRMTGSQLRQALKLRSTLFTVSSTGTGFQLNGRGFGHGLGLSQWGAYNLAQQGTNYQQILGHYYQRTAIASMKVQ